From Acidobacteriota bacterium, a single genomic window includes:
- a CDS encoding UvrD-helicase domain-containing protein, with amino-acid sequence MSDQPRLQFEPEETADDRARRMAVDPARNVALEASAGTGKTRVLVDRYVRLLEVGVAPRNILAITFTRKAAAEMRQRVMATLRERHRLGSLTGDRWREIRDAFGDISISTIDAFCLSLLHEFPLEAGVDPGFDLADETETPRFVESSLDRALAVGRGVSLGDPDVALLLTELGEPRLRKGLAALLDRRLVAWDALNRFLRGRDVTAEAACLRLLQTLRAAISSVGGAAAFRACGPAAPGFDLVAYDVDQIMAEPPPSPARLRGTLDRVADLVLTKDGGPRKRLKHKKADYRSAADYERHKVVVFGLGPHVERASAAFRHDLNIVLARGVRRLFAIAQDEYRRTLDKHGVLDFPDLLERTLKLLGQMEEFSRSRYRLESRYEHVLVDEFQDTSRAQWQLVRELVRAWAAGEGMVHGPIPPSIFIVGDRKQSIYGFRDAEVTVLDAAGRFIEALRPETPSRAAITRSYRSVQELLAFVNDVFADVEKALDRPDAFRYGEDDVFPLVDEGPRGADAVGVVVADTDAAQAEAVADEIARLLIAGVTVRDRQTGVRRAVQPGDIGLLFRTREGHALFEAALARGGVPFYVYKGLGFFDADEVKDVLALVAYLAEPGSNLRAAAFLRSRLVRLSDEALKLLAPGLAGAVTAAEPPPAAAELAPDDRERLLLARDSVGAWIAMADQLPPAEVVDRVLAEAAYAVEIGGPGFAQARENLKKVRGLIRRIQNRGYATPGRLSDYFAELAAGGDESNAIIDAADAVNLMTVHAAKGLEFPVVFVVNIGRGSGGGRDDIRVVAPAFVDDEREAGEASVSVSDHQSDSDRDADERDREETKRLLYVALTRARDRLYLSGTAVGGQLVLQRGSLGRILPASLMTAATTGLDPEFVWQGHSAAHRIRRVPAAGPAPRTWRLPRLADERLADLEPFEARKDVQSR; translated from the coding sequence ATGAGTGATCAGCCCCGCCTGCAATTCGAGCCGGAGGAGACCGCCGACGATCGCGCGCGGCGGATGGCGGTCGATCCGGCGCGCAACGTCGCGCTCGAAGCCTCAGCCGGCACCGGCAAGACGCGCGTGCTCGTCGATCGCTACGTCCGCCTGCTCGAAGTCGGCGTTGCGCCGCGCAACATTCTCGCGATCACCTTCACGCGCAAGGCCGCGGCCGAAATGCGCCAGCGCGTCATGGCCACGCTGCGCGAACGCCACCGGCTGGGCAGCCTGACCGGCGATCGCTGGCGCGAGATCCGCGATGCTTTCGGCGACATCTCCATCAGCACCATCGACGCGTTCTGCCTGTCGTTGCTCCACGAGTTTCCGCTGGAGGCCGGGGTCGATCCGGGTTTCGACCTCGCCGACGAAACCGAAACGCCGCGATTCGTCGAGTCGTCTTTGGATCGCGCGCTGGCGGTCGGACGCGGCGTCTCGCTCGGCGATCCGGACGTGGCGCTGCTGCTCACCGAATTGGGCGAGCCGCGGCTGCGCAAGGGACTCGCGGCGCTGCTCGATCGCCGGCTGGTCGCCTGGGACGCGCTCAATCGCTTCCTGCGCGGGCGCGATGTCACGGCCGAGGCGGCGTGCCTGCGGCTGCTCCAGACACTGCGTGCCGCGATTTCCTCGGTCGGCGGCGCCGCGGCGTTTCGCGCCTGCGGCCCGGCCGCGCCCGGCTTCGACCTGGTCGCGTACGACGTGGACCAGATCATGGCCGAGCCGCCACCATCGCCGGCGCGGCTGCGAGGCACGTTGGATCGAGTGGCCGACCTGGTGCTGACCAAGGACGGCGGACCGCGGAAGCGGCTGAAGCACAAGAAGGCCGACTACCGCTCGGCGGCTGATTACGAACGCCACAAGGTGGTGGTGTTCGGCCTCGGCCCTCACGTGGAGCGCGCGTCGGCGGCGTTTCGCCATGACCTCAACATCGTGCTCGCCCGCGGCGTCAGGCGTCTGTTCGCGATTGCGCAGGACGAATACCGCCGCACCCTCGACAAGCACGGTGTGCTCGATTTCCCCGATCTGCTGGAGCGCACCCTGAAGCTGCTTGGGCAGATGGAAGAGTTCTCGCGCAGCCGCTACCGGCTGGAATCGCGGTACGAGCACGTGCTCGTCGACGAGTTCCAGGACACGAGCCGCGCCCAGTGGCAGCTGGTCCGCGAATTGGTCCGCGCCTGGGCGGCCGGCGAGGGCATGGTGCACGGCCCCATCCCCCCCTCCATCTTCATCGTCGGCGACCGCAAGCAGTCGATCTACGGCTTTCGCGACGCCGAGGTCACGGTGCTCGACGCGGCCGGCCGCTTCATCGAGGCCCTGCGGCCCGAGACACCCTCGCGCGCGGCGATCACCCGCAGTTACCGATCGGTGCAGGAGCTGCTGGCGTTTGTGAACGACGTGTTTGCCGACGTGGAGAAGGCGCTGGATCGGCCGGATGCGTTCCGGTACGGCGAAGATGACGTGTTCCCGCTCGTGGACGAGGGCCCGCGCGGCGCGGATGCGGTGGGCGTGGTGGTTGCCGACACCGATGCGGCCCAGGCCGAGGCGGTGGCCGACGAGATTGCGCGGCTGTTGATTGCCGGCGTGACCGTGCGCGACCGCCAGACCGGCGTGCGGCGCGCGGTGCAGCCGGGCGACATCGGCCTGCTGTTTCGCACGCGCGAGGGCCACGCGCTGTTCGAGGCCGCGCTGGCGCGCGGCGGCGTGCCGTTCTACGTCTACAAGGGCCTGGGATTCTTCGACGCGGATGAGGTCAAGGACGTGCTGGCGCTCGTCGCGTACCTGGCCGAGCCGGGATCGAACCTGCGCGCGGCGGCGTTCTTGCGATCGCGGCTCGTGCGGCTGTCGGACGAGGCGTTGAAGCTACTGGCGCCGGGGCTGGCCGGCGCAGTGACGGCCGCCGAACCGCCGCCGGCAGCGGCCGAGCTGGCGCCCGACGATCGCGAACGGCTGCTGCTGGCGCGCGACAGCGTCGGCGCGTGGATCGCGATGGCCGACCAGCTGCCGCCGGCCGAGGTCGTGGACCGGGTGCTGGCCGAGGCGGCGTACGCGGTGGAGATTGGCGGCCCGGGCTTCGCGCAAGCGCGTGAGAACCTGAAGAAAGTACGGGGCCTGATTCGCCGCATCCAGAACCGCGGGTACGCCACGCCTGGGCGACTGTCGGACTACTTCGCCGAACTGGCGGCCGGTGGCGACGAGTCAAACGCCATCATCGATGCCGCCGATGCCGTGAACCTGATGACCGTGCACGCGGCCAAGGGGCTCGAGTTCCCGGTGGTGTTCGTCGTGAACATTGGACGTGGCAGCGGCGGCGGACGAGACGACATTCGCGTGGTGGCGCCGGCGTTTGTCGATGATGAGAGGGAGGCGGGCGAGGCGTCGGTGAGCGTGAGCGATCACCAGAGCGACAGCGATCGCGACGCCGACGAGCGGGACCGGGAGGAAACCAAGCGCCTGCTTTATGTGGCGCTGACGCGGGCCCGGGATCGGCTGTATTTGTCGGGAACGGCGGTGGGCGGCCAGCTGGTCCTTCAGCGCGGCTCGCTGGGGCGGATCCTGCCGGCGTCCCTGATGACCGCTGCTACGACCGGGCTGGACCCTGAATTCGTGTGGCAGGGCCACTCGGCCGCGCACCGGATTCGGCGCGTCCCGGCGGCCGGTCCGGCGCCGCGCACCTGGCG